In Silene latifolia isolate original U9 population chromosome 6, ASM4854445v1, whole genome shotgun sequence, the genomic window CGTACACTTTTACGAGCTCCCTTATACATGTTCTTTATGAGGTCAATGTATTTTTGATACACCCTTTTTaccaaagcatttctcttggtcCTCTATCATATGCTTTCTCTAAATCGGTGATAAAACCATATATAAGTCTTTTTTCTTATCTCGATAATGTTTTATCATCTTCTCTCATCAGATAAATTGACTCCCTAGCCGATTTCCTAAGCAAAAATCTCaattggttatccgagatgtctacacattTCTTAAGCATTTGCTCAGTCACCCGCTCACCTAATTTCACAGTATGACCCAGTAGTTTAACTCCCGGATAATTGGAGCAATCATGAACACCACTGGTACTTATGCTGTTATTCATAGCGATAAAGAGTACCCTTCCTCTACACGGACGGCATCTTGTTGCACCActaaatcttgttgaagagcatggttacccattcgattCCTCTCTTCCCCCAAACACCTCCAAACTTCAATACGTATGTCATCCGGTCTTTCTGCCTTGATCAACCTCATCTTCTTCAATGCTATATTGTCTTCGCTTTCTTAAACTCTGCCTATAACTGATTAACCATAGTTGAAGGTATGTATACATCCCCAACATCTTGTTCTTGATGGCCATTGAAGAAGATATCAAAGTATGACCTCCATCTATCCTTTATTTCCTTATTCCAAACCAAAACCATTTGGTCAATATCATTCACTCATTTAACTCTTCATTAATCTCTTGTCTTTCTATCTCTCGTATGACCTGCCTTTTTTTGTTGCTAGCCTCTTTGACTTTTCATAGTTCTCATTACTCTTGGTCTCATGCAACTCCTCAAAACTTTATAGCATTCATGGTTGGCCTTTATGGCTTGCTCACTTTAGCGTCCCAGCAAGATGTATCCTTACTCGATTGCAATATGCCTAATTCTAGTCGAGAGTTGGTCTGTTTCGCTCGTCTCACTTCCAGTTTTTTCATATGATAGGAAGTAAATTTGTTGAATATAGAATTCAATATGAATACGCCACATGAAATCACACGCTGTTAATAGTGTGTCTAAAGAAGCACCGTGATAGAATATACTTAAAACCAATTCGCAATTGACTAGGGGTTGAGCAGATTCACTTACCTGGTTATGGAGTAGTAAATTTGTCGGATAGAAACTCGGATACAAATTATGTTACCTTAGTTTTCCTGCATTCCATCTAACTTTGTACTAATGAAGTTTAAGCTTGGTGTATTTGCCACCACAATAGTGTTCCTATAAACTTGATTTATGAGCATGTATGATGGTGTTGCAACTAGGGCTTATTGTACTTAGCTTGATATTATGTTTATGAGTTAGTAAAATAAGTCAACTGTGATTTGGTAATGCAACCTTGGGAGAACTTGAGAATTTTTCATATTTCTCACTTCTTTCGGCAAATTTCAGGATAATATTAACAATGGTAAATCTGGAACCAAAGTCCAATGCTTAAGCAGTGCAGCTGTAGCGTTGAAAGAGAACAAAAGTGTATTCATTGACAGATGCAATCTGGATAGAGAACAACGTGCTGAGTTTGTCAAGCTTGGTAGCTCTGACGTAGGCGTGCATGTTGTAGTGCTTGATCTGCCAGCTAAGCTTTGTATCTCAAGGTCTGTGAAGCGCACTGGTCATGAAGGCAATTTGCAGGGTGGAAAAGCAGCTGCTGTTGTGAATAGAATGCTGCAAAAGAAGGAATTACCAAAGCTTAGTGAAGGATTTTCTCGAATAACCATCTGTCAGACTGAGCATGATGTTCAAGAAGCCGTCACAACATATAGCTTGCTTGGGCCTTCGGATACCCTACCATCAGGTTGTTATGGGCTGAAGAGCCCAGATACCAAGAAGCAGGTTGGTATAATGAAATTCCTAAAGAAAGTAGATCCTCCTACCAACGTGGTCTCTAGTTCAAGTAACACCCTGAGCTCTTCCTCTTGTCAATCTATTAAAGAAAAACAGACCTGCAATGAAGTGCCTATACCTGATTTGTCTGGACGTGCCAAAGATGAGCAAACGAAGGGCGAGCATATCAAGTTTGAATCTGCTTGTGACACTTCTGCATTAACTGCGGCTCCCACCTTAGCTTTCCCCTCAATTTCAACAGATGGCTTTCAGTTTGACATTGAGAAGGCTTCTGATATCATTGTTGAGAAAGTAGAGGAATACATCAAAAAACTTGGAAATGCAAGGCTTGTGATGATAGATTTGACTCACCATTCAAGAATCTTGTCCTTGGTTAAGGCCAAAGTTGCAGAACGAAATATTGACCCAAATAAGTTTTTCACATTTGTGGGAGATATTACCTGCCTATATTCTAAAGGAGGTTTACGCTGTAATGTCATAGCTAACGCTGCTAATTGGTAAGTCCTGTTTTATAGGATGTTTACTTTTTTTATGACAGACATGAGCACATGACTACTCGTGGAAGTAGTGAACACTCTAAAAAAAAATGACTCCACTCCTAGGCGAAAGAGACCATATTTGAATTTCTAATATACTCCCTCTGtaccggtcatttgtttacctttggttttggcacaaagaccaaggaaagaggagtggaccaattattagatgacaagtggaccaaattgagtgtggagGATCAAATTATCCATCAAAGGCATTCCTAAaaagaaaggtaaacaattgactgagacaccttaAAATGGAATAGAtaaacaattgaccgggacggagggagtatttgttaAACCCACCATATTCCTGCTCCTGATTTTAAGATGGCAAGGTCTGAATATTTTTTTCGTGGATGTTGGAATAACCCGGTTAAGGCTGGATGAAATTCGAGAAGAGATTAAATGTATCTTGCATAGAGTCTGTCCATTAGGAAATATTTTGGCTTATCCAATTTAATCCTGTAATAGTCTGAATTTAAATTATAAGTCTTGTCTGGGTACACTTGCAGCAAACTATTTCTTTTTTTAAGcttatatatatttatttatttccgtGCTCTGATGGTGAAGTATTAGTTGTTCTATCCCTATCTTCTTAAATTGgccttttgaaatttgaaaataaaaTGTACTCTCTTCCTTCAAATTCAAACATCCCATAAAGTTAAAATCCCTCTCACAAAAAGGCCCATTGTGTTTCATCCCATAAAGTTTTGGCCCATTGTGTTTGGATTTGAAGGGAGGAAGTATATCATTCTGAACACTACCTGGAAGTCTGGAACTGTCATTGATTGTGAGGCAAGTTTCGCGTGAAATATATCTGATCACACTAGTCTCTGAGTTTTCTTGCATGCTTTCCATACTTTACTGTACAATCTGCAATTTTGTTTTGATAATGATTTGTCATCTGCCTTTTCATCTTCAATGGAGCCAATGAGACCattttttggttttggatttgttGAAGGCTCACTAAACTAAGCATACTTCTCTTTCTTGTGGAGTAGCAGTCATTTGACAAAATTTTCATTATGGGTCATCTGTAAACAACCTATGCGTGTTGTTTACTACTCCGTAATGGGTAAGGCAGTTGGCTAATGTTGTTTGTAATGGTGGTCGTCTTCTTTACAAATAAGTTTCTTTATTTTCAGAACCAACTGGTTGCATACTTGCAATAATCAATTGCTGCTAACTGAACTGCAGGCGATTAAGACCAGGAGGAGGGGGTGTGAATGCTGCCATATTTAATGCTGCAGGTCCAAGTCTAGAGATTGCCACTAAAGAAAGAGCCAAGTCTCTATCTCCCGGAAAGGCCGTTGTTGTTCCACTTCCTTCAATTTCACCTTTATTTAAAAGAGAAGCAGTAACTCATGTCATTCATGTTCTTGGACCAAACATGAATCCAGAAAGACCAAACTGTTTGAATAATAACTACGATGAAGGCTGTAAAATCCTCCGAGAGGCTTACTCATCtctttttgaaggttttagaACCATTCTTAAGTCTCAGACAATAGCAACTGAACGAGGGAGTGGGAAAACCCACCTAAAGCAATCGGATAATACGTCCTCTGATCAGAAGATAAAGGACGAGGATGGATGTAGCAATGAGAGAAGTAAAAAGCACAAGGGACTAAAATATGAAATTGATTGTGACCTAGCTGATGTCAGAAAGGAGATGCAGCAACTAGATAAAGTGAAAAAAAATACTAGTACATCTAAGGCTTGGGCGTCTTGGGCTCTAGCTCTGTACAACATAGCAATGAATCCGCAGAAGCATGAGAAGGATGTTTTGGAGACAACCGCTGATGTTGTTGTGATAAATGATGCTTACCCAAAGGTACAATTGACTCCTTTCCTTCTCATTAATTACTAACTCCATCACAAACATTATACAATAACCCTCCTAATATGAAAATAGTTGTTTTGATAAATAAAAAATGACACATAAAATTATAAAGCATCTCTATATATATTTGAATACACCAAAGCCTCTAAAGGTCAAATTTGACTTGACCAAAGTTAAACGAGGACGTTAAATGTGGAATGAAGTCCTTACGGAGTATTTGTTCATTTTGTGCTATGGTTGTTTGCTGTTAGtctgttacctttttttttttccttttttcttccgTTTTTATTTGATACTAAGATTTTAACATCTACTGATAGGCAGAAAAGCACATTCTTGTAATTGCACGTGCCAATGGTCTGGATGGCATCAGAGATGTTTGCAAGGAGCACCTTGTTTTATTACAAATGATGCATAAAGTAGGAATGGGGTGGGTCGAGAGGTTCTTACAGGAAGACGAGTCTCTAATTTTCCGCCTTGGATTTCATTCGGTATGCTATTCTCTCACTTGTTATATTCTTTTCCACACCAGGGAGTCGCATTAACAATTGAGTAATGCATATGTGCCAATTCTAATCTAGCTTTGTTTTGATAAAGCATCACTGCCTGCATCTTTGATTTAAGAAAACAAAAATCTTTGGATGAACCCTTTTGTTTGTTTTAAGGGAAAGGCGACCGCTAATTTTTTCCCAGAAAAACAATTTTGTTTGCAACTCTATTCTCCACTGACAATACATCCCTtgaaatttattttcttttctgcATTAAAAGTTATATTTTCGCAAACTGAACCGACCCTTAGCTAGAAACCTAAAGAGCTCATGTAGTTCTTTTTCTGTACccttaaaactttcattttttATTGTGCTACACGATCTCTGTAGAACTGAAAAGAGCTCATGTTATTTTATCTTCTTTTGGAAGAAAGAACAAAAGGAAAGTTATAATAAAGAAAATAGAAAACAAATTGCTTTAAATTTTGATTTGTTTGTCCTACAAATCAGGTTCCATCTATGAGGCAATTGCACCTTCATGTTATCAGTCAAGATTTCGATTCAGAGTCTTTGAAGAACAAGAAGCACTGGAACTCTTTTAACACTGAATTTTTTCGAGATGCGGTTGATGTGATTGAGGAGATTGAGAAGTTTGGGACGCCGTCACTTGGAGATGAGAGCCTTCTATTGAAAGAATTGCGATGCCACCGGTGCAAGAGCGCACACCCAAATATACCTCGCCTCAAGTCACACATTAGCCAATGTCGTGCCTCTTTCCCTACTGAGCTACTTCGAAAAGGCCGTCTTATACAAGCATCACCAAAAACAAATTCCATTCCGTAGGTTGCATATTTAATGTATATATCTGATCTTTGCCTCTCCTACAAGTGTCGAACATGATTTTTTGGTAAAAAGTTTCATGTTTAGACTAATTGAGGTGTCTCAGGGTCTTTTTGAAAGACCAGAGTGTCAGATGCATTTACAGACAAAGCTCGAAATTGGCTGGTCGACGTTACCTTGGACTAATTTTTTTCCCCTGTTTAGTGCGCCCCACTTGATTTTAGCACATATTTGCAAGTATTTGTGGAGGGGCATTGGTTTAAGGAAGAGGTTTATTCTGGTCACAGTACCCGAATGCTAGAACCCTCCCACCGCAAAAGCCTTGCCCCAATCTCACAGCACCACTAGACCCCTTTCCCGATAGCACTACTGCACTCTTGTATAGGAGCCTTGTTTATCCCTCCCTGCACATCAACTATGAAGTTCAACCTTTCCAAGTCTCCTGCTCTCCTCTGACCTTGCACCCTCCCTCCCATCGCTCATCCCCACCCTTCCCCAACTCTCAATCTTTACTCCACAACACCCTCCTCTTCAAACCTCTTGCATGCAAATATCTACCGCACCCCATAACTGAAATTTGGTTGGGGCATGGGTTGATAGTGGTGGTGATAATAGTGCTGACGATTGCTGTTGGTGGCGTCAACTATGCTTGATTGTGTTAACAAGCTATGTTTGAAGTCATAAATGAGAACAATTCATCACAGTTTAAACACGTGACGTCAAAGTTTACGTATTACGTATTGACAATTTAAACAATATCACGGGCGGGTCACTGCCTCATCACTACATTTACACAAGGGGGTACTGCCCACCGCCTATTTGAATTGCTTACTTGAGTACATTTGCACATCCTCGCCAAAAAGCCCTAGTTGAAACTCGAAACTTGGTTTCCTCTCTATCTACAATCCTATTTAGTTAGCCCTTTCATAATCTTCTACTCGCGTTACAAATAACATACTCTACTTGATTAGCGGTTTTTGGCGTGTCTTACTGAATTGTACATCACCACTCAAAACAGATCCGATAAACTTCTCAGCTTCCTCTTCGGTCAAATCACCAGTGAACGCTGCATACTTGCCTTTACGGGGTTTATAGGCCAACAAGAACTTATCCTGTGATTTAAAACGGGATCTGTCGAAGGCATCCAGAAATGTTTGTTGCTGAGTGGCATCAACTATTGCGTAGGATATGGAGTCCTTGGAATCGGATGATAATCGTCTTCTTGATAATGATTTCTGGGAAACCTGAACACAAGCACAAAAACAATCAATAATCAATAATAATGTAATCACTGTGAAAACAAGCAAAAATGGCTCAGACTCCCGCCTGCGGTAAAATGAGAGGGATTAAACAGCTCCATTGTTCATAACACAAAAAAGATCGTTTCCATATGAATTTTTGGAAATTACGTTGAACGGCATGGATACCAAGAAATTAGGAATTGAATCGTACAGACCGGTCTTTTGATTGCAGGTAGGAACTAGCAATGCATAGGGAGTGATATACCACACAATTTTAGCATTCATGTAACTGGAAATGTTGTTTGCTTGCATAAACGAGTTTTAATTTGTGTAGGCATTACTACTCTCACCTAGGGGAGTATATTGCAATTCATGAGAAGTTCCAATTCGTTTGAATTGCGATGAACAACCACAACTTATCCATTTCGCAATTCACATAAACTGAAATAGTGTTTTTAAGGGTGAGGGTGCCCAAATGACCACTTAGTAACTCAATATGTA contains:
- the LOC141587051 gene encoding transcription factor bHLH140-like; this encodes MENDDSMSKKGEDEKKGKTLLVIMMGAPGSGKSTFCDHVMSASSRPWVRICQDNINNGKSGTKVQCLSSAAVALKENKSVFIDRCNLDREQRAEFVKLGSSDVGVHVVVLDLPAKLCISRSVKRTGHEGNLQGGKAAAVVNRMLQKKELPKLSEGFSRITICQTEHDVQEAVTTYSLLGPSDTLPSGCYGLKSPDTKKQVGIMKFLKKVDPPTNVVSSSSNTLSSSSCQSIKEKQTCNEVPIPDLSGRAKDEQTKGEHIKFESACDTSALTAAPTLAFPSISTDGFQFDIEKASDIIVEKVEEYIKKLGNARLVMIDLTHHSRILSLVKAKVAERNIDPNKFFTFVGDITCLYSKGGLRCNVIANAANWRLRPGGGGVNAAIFNAAGPSLEIATKERAKSLSPGKAVVVPLPSISPLFKREAVTHVIHVLGPNMNPERPNCLNNNYDEGCKILREAYSSLFEGFRTILKSQTIATERGSGKTHLKQSDNTSSDQKIKDEDGCSNERSKKHKGLKYEIDCDLADVRKEMQQLDKVKKNTSTSKAWASWALALYNIAMNPQKHEKDVLETTADVVVINDAYPKAEKHILVIARANGLDGIRDVCKEHLVLLQMMHKVGMGWVERFLQEDESLIFRLGFHSVPSMRQLHLHVISQDFDSESLKNKKHWNSFNTEFFRDAVDVIEEIEKFGTPSLGDESLLLKELRCHRCKSAHPNIPRLKSHISQCRASFPTELLRKGRLIQASPKTNSIP